One Amycolatopsis thermophila DNA segment encodes these proteins:
- the merA gene encoding mercury(II) reductase: protein MQDDLAVIGSGAAAFAAAIAARTKGRSVVMVERDTVGGTCVNTGCVPSKALLAAAEARHVSLDGRFPGIRVTPFGVDLPRLIDAERDLVGALRAEKYTGLAAEYGWDILRGMATFSTDGPDPVLHVDLADGGTRKVVAEHYLIATGSAPWAPPIDGLAEAGYLTSTTAMELDALPASMIVIGGNAVGLEQAQLWNRLGVDVTVVEARDRPAPFEEPEVSAVIEEAFTREGIRVISGATITRTGRDRAGYRLALTGADGQPGEVRAEQLLVATGRRPVTAGLNLAAVGVKTGSRGEVTVDEHLRTGNPRIWAAGDVTGHPQFVYVAGAQGTLVADNAFDDAKRTLDYHHLPRVTFTSPAIASAGLTEAQAVEQGYACECRVLPLEHVPRALVNRDTHGLIKLVADHDTGRLLGAHVIAEGAGDVIATAVHALANDMTVQQMADLWCPYLTMAEGIKLAAQTFTRDVSKLSCCAS, encoded by the coding sequence ATGCAGGACGACCTGGCGGTGATTGGTTCGGGTGCGGCTGCGTTCGCGGCGGCGATCGCGGCGCGCACCAAGGGCCGCTCGGTGGTGATGGTCGAGCGCGACACCGTCGGTGGGACGTGCGTGAACACCGGCTGTGTGCCGTCGAAGGCGCTGCTGGCCGCCGCCGAAGCCCGCCACGTCAGCCTGGACGGCCGGTTCCCCGGCATCAGGGTGACCCCGTTCGGCGTCGACCTGCCGCGCCTGATCGACGCCGAGCGCGATCTGGTGGGCGCGCTGCGGGCGGAGAAGTACACCGGCCTGGCCGCCGAGTACGGCTGGGACATCCTGCGTGGCATGGCCACCTTCAGCACCGACGGGCCGGACCCGGTGCTGCACGTGGATCTCGCCGACGGCGGCACCCGGAAGGTGGTCGCCGAGCACTATCTGATCGCCACCGGCTCGGCCCCGTGGGCGCCGCCGATCGACGGACTGGCCGAGGCCGGCTACCTGACCTCGACCACCGCGATGGAACTCGACGCGCTCCCCGCCTCGATGATCGTGATCGGTGGCAACGCGGTCGGCCTGGAACAGGCCCAGTTGTGGAACCGGCTCGGCGTCGACGTCACGGTGGTGGAAGCGCGGGACCGGCCGGCGCCCTTCGAGGAACCGGAAGTCTCCGCCGTGATCGAGGAGGCGTTCACCCGCGAGGGCATTCGCGTGATCAGCGGCGCCACCATCACCCGTACCGGCCGCGATCGGGCCGGCTACCGGCTGGCGCTCACCGGCGCCGACGGCCAGCCGGGCGAGGTACGGGCCGAGCAGCTGCTCGTGGCGACCGGCCGCCGTCCCGTCACCGCCGGGCTGAACCTGGCCGCGGTGGGGGTCAAGACCGGGTCGCGCGGCGAGGTGACCGTCGATGAGCACCTGCGCACCGGCAACCCGCGGATCTGGGCCGCCGGGGACGTCACCGGGCACCCGCAATTCGTCTACGTCGCGGGCGCACAGGGCACCCTGGTGGCCGACAACGCGTTCGACGATGCCAAGCGGACGCTGGACTACCACCACCTGCCCCGGGTGACGTTCACCAGCCCCGCGATCGCCTCGGCCGGGCTGACCGAGGCCCAGGCCGTCGAGCAGGGCTACGCGTGCGAATGCCGGGTGCTGCCGCTGGAGCACGTGCCGCGGGCGCTGGTCAACCGCGACACCCACGGACTGATCAAGCTCGTCGCCGACCACGACACCGGCCGCCTGCTCGGCGCGCACGTGATCGCCGAGGGCGCCGGGGATGTGATCGCCACCGCCGTCCACGCGCTGGCGAACGACATGACCGTGCAGCAGATGGCCGACCTGTGGTGCCCTTACCTGACGATGGCCGAAGGCATCAAACTCGCCGCGCAAACCTTCACCCGCGACGTGTCCAAGCTGTCCTGCTGTGCCTCCTGA